A segment of the Thermomicrobiales bacterium genome:
ACGAGACGCTGGCCGGGAAGTACGGTGAAGACGAGCGCCTGATCTACCATTTCGAGGATCACGGTGGGCGTGAAGTCGGGTTGCGCTACGACCTGACGGTGCCGCTGGCACGGTTCGTCGCGGTGCATCGCAACGAGCTGGTCTACCCGTTCAAGCGCTATCACATCGGCCCCGTCTGGCGTGCCGATCGGCCGCAGAAGGGGCGCTATCGCGAGTTCTGGCAGTGCGACGCTGATATCGTTGGCTCGACGTCGATGTTGGCCGACGCCGACGTCGTCTCGATCGTCATCGAGTCGCTGCGTGGTGTCCAGATGCCGAACTTCGTCGTCCATATCAATCACCGGAAGCTGCTGGAGAGCCTGGCGCTGTACGCTGGCGTCTCGGCGGCGCAGGCTCCGGGCGTGTATCGCGCGATCGACAAGCTGGCGAAGATCGGCGAGGACGGCGTTGCGCGCGAGCTGGAAGCGACCGGCGTCGAGAGCGTCGTCGCGCGGCGAATCGTCGATCTTGTATCGACCTCGGGAGCGCCGGATGCCGTGCTGTCGGCCATCTCGGAGCGCCTCTCGAACATTGAGCTGGCCCGTGAGGCGATCAGTGATCTTGAGGACCTGTTCGAGTATCTGGCTGCGCTCGGTGCTCCATCGGAGCATTACGTCCTCGATCTGGCGCTGGCGCGTGGGCTTGAGTACTACACCGGCCCTGTCTTCGAGACGACCGTCGATGAGCCGAAGATCGGCTCGCTCGGCGGGGCTGGCCGGTATGACGGACTGGTCGGCATGTTCTCCGGGCAGGATCTCCCCGCGACGGGCATGTCGCTCGGCCTGGAACGCATCATCGATGTGGTTGAAGAGCTTGACCTCCTGAATGTCTCCGCGACGACATCGGATGTATTCGTCTCGATCTTCGATTCGGAGCGCATCGGAGAATCGCTGTCCATTGCCACGCGGCTACGCCTGTCTGGGATTCCGACCGAAGTATCGCTGGAAGAGAATCGGGACCTGGGCCGGCAGTTGCGCTACGCAAGTCGGAAGAAGATCCCGTACGCGCTGGTGATTGGGCCGGATGAGATTGCTCAGGGTGTCGTTGTGGTGCGCGACATGACGAGTGGCGAGCAGACGACAGTCGCCGACGATTCGCTGGAGTCGTATCTCGCCGACCTGCTGGCAGGCCGAAGCTAATCAGCACTCGCCGACGTGGCCTCGGCGATTGGCGCTGCAATCGCACGACCGGTGACCTCTCGATACACATCGAGCAGGTCGCTGATACGGTCGTCCCAGTCGAAGTGATTCGCAATCCGGGCGCGCAGCGCGGCTCGTCTGGACTCGTCGGCGCTGAATGCGTCGGCCAGCTTCGCTGCCATATCGGCGGCGTCACCGGGTCCAAAGAAGTACCCGAGCTCGCCGAGGATCGCTCGATTGGTCGGCGAGTCGGTTGCGACCGTCGGTAGCTCCATGGCCATGTAATTGAAGATCTTGCCGTTGCTTTCCGTCGTGGAGAGTTTCGGCGCGACCGCGATATCCCCGGCCGCCAGCAGCGCGGGTGCGTCCTCATAATCGATCTTGCCCGGAAACGTCATGCGGGCCGAGATGCCCAGCACGTCCGCCTTTTGCGCGTACCACTCGACGCCCGGATAGCCCGCGACGATGAAGTAGGTGTCCGGTTGATCGCGCAAATAGCGCTGTGCGGCCTCAAGAAGCACGGTTGTGCCCTGATACTCTGCCAGCAGGCCGAGGTAGACGACGACCCGCGCATCCGCCGGTATGCCTAGCTGAGACCGGACAGCAGCGCCTGCGGCTCTGGAAGCTTCTGGGTCAAAGCGCTCAAGATCGACGGCGTCCGGCACGTGTCGGATGCGGGACTTTGGCACCCCGTGTGACTGCAGGTACTCCAGCCCGGCCACGCCGCTCGGAACGATCCGATCTGGTAGCCGGTCGATCGTGCGTTCCAGCTTGCGGAAGAATCGCTCGCTCAAACCGCCACGGCGTAGGAAGCCGTGGTCAAGCATTTCTTCGGTGAGCGACCCTTGATAGTCGAAGATGACCGGCACGTGCGCGATCCGCCCGATGATGCTCCCGATTAGTGCACCCTCGTGCAGGTGGGCGTGGATCACGTCGGGCTTGAAGCGCCGAGCCTGCCGCGCCGCCTCAACGAGCAACGCAACATCGAGATAGGCCTTGTGGCGCGAACTGCCGACCTCGGCACGCTTGAGCCACGGCACATCTACCGACCGTCGGATATCAATACCCGGCAGGTCGCGGCCATTGTGATAGGTGCAGATGCGAACGATGTGTCCTATCCGCTGCAGCGCCGTTGTCTCTTCGAGGATACGCACGTGACAGCCGTAATCCGCGAAGAAGGATGTCGGCGCGATCATGAGAATCCGCAGCGGAGCGGGCCGAGTTGGTCGGCTGGAAACTGTCATCGCGCAGAGTATACCCATTGAAATGGGAATCCGGCCCGATGCTGACCACTTGACGCGCAATTCCGGCTGGTGGATATTGAAGCATTGTGTCTACATCGGCACCCGATCAATTGTCATGAACCTGGGAGGGTGAGGCTGCTCCATGTCTGGTAGTTCAACGACACCGCAATCGACAGAATCGGAGAGCGCGGACGACAGCTTCTCGCGCGTCATGGTTGTCGTAGCGCATCCCGACGATGCCGAGTTTTCTTGTGCCGGATCGGTCGCCAAATTCACTCGTGAGGGCAAGCACGTCGTGTTCGTGCTGTGCACATCGGGTGACAAGGGTACCGCGCGGCGTGACATAACATCACCGGAACTGGCGAAGCTCCGCGAGAGCGAGCAACTGGAAGCCAGCAAGCGTCTCGGTGTTGCCGAGACCGTGTTTCTCCGCCAGGGTGACGGCGAGCTGCAGCCGGATGTCAATTTCCGGGAGAAGATCGTGCGCCAGATCCGCACGCATCGGCCCGACGTGCTGATCACTCATGATCCGTTCCGGCCGTACGCGCTGCATTCCGATCACCGTGCTGTCGGCATCACGGCTGTTGATTCCGTGTACCCAACTGCCCGAGATCCACTGTACTTCCCTCAGCACCTGGCCGAGGGACTCGAGCCGCACAAAGTGGCCGAACTCTGGCTGTACGGCTCAGAGAACCCAGATCGTTTCATCGACATTAGCGAAACGATTGATGCCAAGGTCCATGCGCTCCGCGCACACGTGAGCCAGATCGGCACAGGCGAAACGCTGGACCAGCGCATGCGCGATCGGGCCACTGAAGTCGGCAAGGGTGGCGGCGTTCCTATGGCAGAAGCGTTCAAAGTCGTGAAGATGCGGCGGTAGCGAGCGCCGAACTCGACGATAAGGAGCGGGCAGATGGCAAACCCGATCATCCGCGAAAAGATCGCCCAAGCTGTTGATGTGCTCAACGAGCACGACGTTGATGTCTGGATGATTCTCGCTCGGGAGAGCGATGTCCTCGGTGATCCGAGCCTGCCCCTTGTCGTGGGCACGAGCGTGACCTGGGAGTCAGCGTTTATCATCTCGCGCACTGGCGACCATCGTGCCATTGTCGCGACGGGCGACGTGGCGAATATCCGCCAGACCGGTGCCTGGGACAATGTTGTTGGCTACGTCGAAGGCGTTTCGGGCGAGCTAATCAAGGCGCTCGATGAGCTGCAACCGAATGCGATCGCGCTCAACTACTCGACTGATAACAATATGGCGGACGGCCTCACGCACGGCATGTACCTGCTGTTGGAGGAGATGCTGAAGGACACGCCGCACTGGGCGCGGGTGCAATCGTCCGGCGAGATCCCGACAAAGGTGCGCGCACGGAAGTCGCCATCGGAACTGGCGCGAATTCGCACGGCTGTCCAGACAACGGAGCGCATCTGGGAGGCGACTGAACGCTGGCTTCGGCCGGGGTTGAGCGAACTCGAAATCAGCGCTTTCATGCACGCGCAGCTTGACGAGCGGCGGCTCGGGTCGTCGTGGGACTGGAACTACTGCCCGGGGGTGACCGCCGGTACTGAGTCGCCGCGCGGCCATGTCGGACCGACCGATGTCACGACGCGCGCAGGAGAGCTGCTGTCGATTGACTTCGGCGTCCTCGAAGACGAGTACTGCTCGGACATGCAACGAACGTACTACTTCCTGCGACCGGGCGAGACCGAGGCACCGGATGAAGTGAAGCGCCACTTTGCGATTATCAATCGTTGCATTCAGGACGCGGCAGCGTTCATTCGTCCGGGGGTGCTGGGCTGGGAAGTCGACGATGTCGCCCGCAAGATCTTCCACGCCGAAGGTCTGGAAGAGTGGCAGTTTGCGCTCGGGCACCAGATGGGACGGGCTTGCCACGACGGCGGGACTGTGCTCGGGCCGCGTTGGGAGCGCTATGGCCAGCGACCATATGGCGCGCTTGAGAAGGACGAGGTGTACACGTTGGAGATCGGCTGTCTCGTGCCCGGATACGGCTTCGTCAGTCAGGAGGAGGACATTGTCGTGACCGCGGACGGTTGTGAGTTCCTCGCTGAGCCGCAGCGTGAGGTCATCCTCGTGCGCTCGTAGGTCGAATTGTGAAATCTATGCGGAGCAACGAGTCGCTCCGCTGTTCTGACCGTATCCTTTAGTCGGATAGACAGGGTCGGCAATTCGGCTAATGGCTCCTGGCCGACACGCTTCATGACGAGGCACGTGCATGACAGCGAGCAAGCGCAGAAACGTACCAATCGCGGCGGCAGGGCGGCTCATCCGCCCGGTGTCGCGGCGTGGACGCCAGGATTCGTCAAACGTCTCGTCGCGCCTGCAGGTCGTTGTCCACGAGGGACTGCGCTGGATCGACATTCGCAAACCCGGTGCGCAAGAGATTGAGTTTCTGCGTGACGAGTTCGACTTTCACGAGCTCGTGTTGGAGGACGTCACCAGTCGCACGCAACGACCGAAACTGGACATTGACGAAGACTACGTTTTCATCGTCATGCATTTCCCGATTCACAACAAGAAAACGCGTGTGACGTCAGCATCTGAAGTGGATCTGTTTGTCGGCGATGACTACGTCATCACAGCGCACGATGGTGTACTTGCCCCGCTGGTGGGGATGTTCGAGCAGGCAGCCAAGTCACAGGACGCGCGCGAGGCGATGATGGGCGAATCACCGGCGCATCTGCTGTATTTTGTGATTGACCGCCTCGTTGAGTATTGCTTCCCGATTGTCAATCGTCTTGGCGACCGCATCGATGCGATTGAGGATGCAATCTTCGATAGCTCGAGCCTGCGTACCGTTCAGGAAATATCAGTAGTACGTCGTGATCTCATCTCGCTGCGCCGCATCATCAAGCCGCAAGTCGCGGTCATTTCGCAACTCGAGCATCGTGACCTGCCGATACTTCGCGACGACATCGATGCTGACATCTACTTCGGCGACATCGCTGACCACCTGGCCAAGATCTGGGATTCGCTCGACGATCTCAAAGAAGTCCTTGAAGGGCTCAGTGATACGTTCGACTCGTTGGCGTCGCACCGGCTGAATGAAGTGATTAAGGCGCTCACGGTCATCTCCGTCATCATCCTGCCGCTGACGCTCATCACCAGCGTGTTTGG
Coding sequences within it:
- the hisS gene encoding histidine--tRNA ligase, yielding MNDEPNAAANTGKSRPRRSAQLLKGMRDFLPERMLLRQHVMGVLRTVFESHGFEPIDTPALEYYETLAGKYGEDERLIYHFEDHGGREVGLRYDLTVPLARFVAVHRNELVYPFKRYHIGPVWRADRPQKGRYREFWQCDADIVGSTSMLADADVVSIVIESLRGVQMPNFVVHINHRKLLESLALYAGVSAAQAPGVYRAIDKLAKIGEDGVARELEATGVESVVARRIVDLVSTSGAPDAVLSAISERLSNIELAREAISDLEDLFEYLAALGAPSEHYVLDLALARGLEYYTGPVFETTVDEPKIGSLGGAGRYDGLVGMFSGQDLPATGMSLGLERIIDVVEELDLLNVSATTSDVFVSIFDSERIGESLSIATRLRLSGIPTEVSLEENRDLGRQLRYASRKKIPYALVIGPDEIAQGVVVVRDMTSGEQTTVADDSLESYLADLLAGRS
- a CDS encoding glycosyltransferase family 4 protein; translation: MTVSSRPTRPAPLRILMIAPTSFFADYGCHVRILEETTALQRIGHIVRICTYHNGRDLPGIDIRRSVDVPWLKRAEVGSSRHKAYLDVALLVEAARQARRFKPDVIHAHLHEGALIGSIIGRIAHVPVIFDYQGSLTEEMLDHGFLRRGGLSERFFRKLERTIDRLPDRIVPSGVAGLEYLQSHGVPKSRIRHVPDAVDLERFDPEASRAAGAAVRSQLGIPADARVVVYLGLLAEYQGTTVLLEAAQRYLRDQPDTYFIVAGYPGVEWYAQKADVLGISARMTFPGKIDYEDAPALLAAGDIAVAPKLSTTESNGKIFNYMAMELPTVATDSPTNRAILGELGYFFGPGDAADMAAKLADAFSADESRRAALRARIANHFDWDDRISDLLDVYREVTGRAIAAPIAEATSASAD
- a CDS encoding PIG-L family deacetylase — encoded protein: MSGSSTTPQSTESESADDSFSRVMVVVAHPDDAEFSCAGSVAKFTREGKHVVFVLCTSGDKGTARRDITSPELAKLRESEQLEASKRLGVAETVFLRQGDGELQPDVNFREKIVRQIRTHRPDVLITHDPFRPYALHSDHRAVGITAVDSVYPTARDPLYFPQHLAEGLEPHKVAELWLYGSENPDRFIDISETIDAKVHALRAHVSQIGTGETLDQRMRDRATEVGKGGGVPMAEAFKVVKMRR
- a CDS encoding M24 family metallopeptidase codes for the protein MANPIIREKIAQAVDVLNEHDVDVWMILARESDVLGDPSLPLVVGTSVTWESAFIISRTGDHRAIVATGDVANIRQTGAWDNVVGYVEGVSGELIKALDELQPNAIALNYSTDNNMADGLTHGMYLLLEEMLKDTPHWARVQSSGEIPTKVRARKSPSELARIRTAVQTTERIWEATERWLRPGLSELEISAFMHAQLDERRLGSSWDWNYCPGVTAGTESPRGHVGPTDVTTRAGELLSIDFGVLEDEYCSDMQRTYYFLRPGETEAPDEVKRHFAIINRCIQDAAAFIRPGVLGWEVDDVARKIFHAEGLEEWQFALGHQMGRACHDGGTVLGPRWERYGQRPYGALEKDEVYTLEIGCLVPGYGFVSQEEDIVVTADGCEFLAEPQREVILVRS
- a CDS encoding magnesium transporter CorA family protein → MTASKRRNVPIAAAGRLIRPVSRRGRQDSSNVSSRLQVVVHEGLRWIDIRKPGAQEIEFLRDEFDFHELVLEDVTSRTQRPKLDIDEDYVFIVMHFPIHNKKTRVTSASEVDLFVGDDYVITAHDGVLAPLVGMFEQAAKSQDAREAMMGESPAHLLYFVIDRLVEYCFPIVNRLGDRIDAIEDAIFDSSSLRTVQEISVVRRDLISLRRIIKPQVAVISQLEHRDLPILRDDIDADIYFGDIADHLAKIWDSLDDLKEVLEGLSDTFDSLASHRLNEVIKALTVISVIILPLTLITSVFGMNVPLPYEHSSYALAIITAIMLAITGGMVLAFRLRRWI